The Bacteroidota bacterium region CCAGAAAGCCCAAGTTCCTGGGCCAGATAATTGACCGTTTCATCCGACACACATCCCACCTCCGATTGAATATCAATAAGGATATCAATTAATCGTGTCGGGTCTTTCCGGTATTTTCCAACAATGGTTTGTACTGAAGCATTCATAAAATGAATTTATTTTTTGTTAGTTATCTCAGTATTTCTTCTTAAAATCAGATTATCAGTTTATTAACCGATATTTGTTAATATATTAACAGAACAAAATTAGTCCGATTTTTTAATATATCAAACGCAGGTTTAAAATTTAGAATGTATATAAATTATATCAAGATATTGCGCACAAACCTTTATAGGGACTTAATCCATTTGTCGCTCATGTCCCATTTCATCCGCATGCGACATATTTCGTAATTTTGCCGTCTCTTTTGGAAAAGCACATGTCAGAAAATCCCGTAAATACGTATCAGATAAAAATCGAAGGCCTCGTGCAGGGTGTCGGCTTCCGGCCTTTCATATACCGCCTGGCCATGGATATGCATCTGAAAGGCTGCGTGGAGAACAGGAATGACGGGGTTTTGATAAAGATAAACAGTGACTGGAAAACGGTGAATGATTTTATACATTCGATTGAAACCTCAGCTCCTGTCGCATCGCGTATATTTTCAATATATAGTGAAGAGATCAGGAACGAAGATTTTTCTGATTTCACGATTACCAAAAGTGCAAACATCTCGGATGAAATAACCGAAATAAGCCCGGATATTGCCGTTTGCGAGGAATGTCTCCGCGACATGAAAACACAGTTGCACCGCAAGGATTACCCGTTCATCAATTGCACCAACTGCGGACCACGGTTCACCATTATCAGGGATTTGCCTTATGACAGGGATAAAACTACCATGGAACCCTTTCCTCTCTGTGATATCTGCTCAAAGGAATATCATGACATCATGGATCGCCGGTTTCATGCGCAGCCTATTGCATGCCTTGACTGTGGCCCTGAATACATATTGTACCAAAAAAATGAAATTTATCATGACTTCCACACCATACTTGATCGGGTGGCAGCCCTTCTCGAAAACGGCCAAATCGTTGCTGTTAAAGGAATGGGAGGCTATCACCTGGCTTGCGATGCGGAGAATGAGGCAGCTGTCGGTCGTTTGAGGGAATGTAAAAATCGTGATGGGAAGCCTTTTGCGGTCATGTTCAGGGACATTGCCCATCTGAATAATTTTGCCCACGTCTCGGTTGAAGAAGAAATATTGCTATCTTCATGGAAAAGACCGATTGTCATCCTCAATGAAAAGAGACAATTGGCCTTTAGCGTCAGCAACGGTTTTAAAACCATAGGCGCCATGCTTCCCTACCTGCCTCTGCACACGCTTCTCTTCGAAAAGATCCAGTTGCCGGCTATTGTGCTGACATCCGGAAATATTTCCGACGAACCAATTGTTATTGATGACGAAGAAGCTAAGAAGATCCTTTTGCCCATCGCTGACGCATTATTGTGCTATAACCGGAAGATTTTCAACAGGACCGATGATTCGGTGCTGATGGTCGTAAACAATAAGGAAAGACTCATCAGGCGGTCGCGAGGCTATGTCCCTTCACCTGTCAGGCTAAACCTCAATGTAGATGGCATTCTGGCTGCCGGCGCTGAGCTGGTCAACTGCTTTTGCATCGGTAAAGGCCGCCAGGCATTCCTCAGCCAGCATATCGGTGACCTTAAAAACCTTGAAACACTCGATTTCTATAGTGAATCCGCAGATCATTTTAAAAAGCTTTTCCGAATCAAGCCGGAACTGGTCGTTGCGGATATGCATCCTGATTACTTGTCAACCCGTTATGCCTTTCAGCTGGGTCTCCCGACTATTCAGGTCCAGCATCATCATGCTCACATCGCATCCTGCATGGCAGAATGCGGACTGGATGAAAAGGTTATCGGTATTGCCCTTGACGGCACAGGTTACGGTGATGATCAATGTATATGGGGCGCTGAATTTATGGTCTGCGACCTGGCTGACTATGAACGCCTTGTACATTTTGATTATGTCGCTGCTCCCGGTGGAGATAAAGTGATACATGAACCCTGGCGAATGGCTGTTGCATATCTTTACCAAACGTATGGAACGCATCTCGTTGATCTTGGATTGCCATTTCTTTCAGGATATGACCAGCAAAAAATATTTATGGTGATGAATATGATCGAAAAAAGCATCAACAGCCCATTGACTTCCAGTGCCGGAAGGCTGTTTGATGCTATTGCTGCCCTCACTAATCTATGCCCTGAGCCGAGCTTTCATGCCGAAGCACCCATGCGTCTTGAGCAAGTTCTTGACCACACCTGCACTTACAGCTATCCTTTCTCGTTAAATTCGACAATTGTATTTCATGAGATGATCCGCGCAATTGTCAATGACATTAGCAATGGCGTACCTGTACCGATCATCTCGGCAAAATTCCACAATACAATAATTAATGCTATTTTCGCAGCCGCGAATATGATCCGAAACAGCCACCATCTGAAAAAAGTGGTCATATCTGGCGGAAGTTTTCAAAACAGATATATTCTGGGTAAAATTGAAAACCTTCTGTCGGCGAAAGGATTCGAGGTTTATACTCACAGTGCTGTACCTTCCAATGATGGGGGCATTGCACTCGGACAGATAGCGGTGGCAGCAAAAAGAAGGAGTTTGTCATGTGTTTGAGCATACCGGCAAAAGTGATTGCCATCAATGAAGACATGGCTACCGTATCAGTGGGCGGAACTATTTACAATGCCAGCTTACAGATTGTTGAAAATGTCGACATAGGCGACTATGTTCTCATCCATACCGGATTTGTTATTCAAAAACTGAGCGCTGAAGAAGCACAAGAAACACTCAGTCTGTTTAGTGAGCTTATAGCGATTGATAGGGAAATTGAAAAAGCAGAGAGGCGAGAGACGAAGAGCGAAGAGCGAATGGCGAAGAGCGAATGGCGGGAGGCGAGAAAAAAAAGACGAAATAAATAACCGGAAGCAGGAGAGGCAGGATGAAATATATTGATGAATACCGGGATAAAGAAATTGTAGCAACGATCGTTGCTGGTATCCGGCGCATATCCCGGAAAGAGATAGCCCTGATGGAGGTATGCGGAGGCCATACCATGGCCATTCACAAATTCGGCATTCCCTATCTTCTTCCTGAAAACATCAAACTTCTATCCGGTCCGGGTTGTCCTGTATGCGTGTCATCACGGCACTATATTGATCAAGCTATCGCATACAGCCGTCTCAATAATACCATCATAACCACCTTTGGCGATCTGATGCGTGTTCCCGGATCGACGTCCTCACTTGAAAAGGAAAAAGCTGCCGGTGCTGAGATAATTATCGTTTATTCTATTCTGGATGCGCTTCAGATTGCTGAAAGAAATTCCTCAAAAAAAGTCATCTTTCTGGCTATCGGCTTTGAAACGACTGCACCGGGCAGTGCTGCCGGCGTTCTGAATGCAGCAAATAGGGGTGTGAAAAACTTTTTGCTTTTCAGTTCACACAAAGTCATGCCTCCGGCAATGAAAGCCCTTATCCATGAAGGTGTAAAAATCGATGGATACATCGCACCCGGCCATGTGAGCACCATTACAGGAACTGACATGTATAAAGAAATCACAGACAAGTATGGTTTGGGATGTGTCATATCGGGATTTGAACCTGTCGACCTGCTACAGTCGATATACATGCTGGTGAAACAGGCAGAAACAGGACGACCTGCAGTGGAGATACAATACCGCCGGGCTGTCAGACCTGAAGGAAACCTCAAGGCAAAAGAGATACTTAATGAGGTTTTTACATACAGGGATGACTGGTGGCGGGGACTTGGCATCCTGAAAGATAGCGGTCTGGCGCCAAAACCCAGGTACCGCGAATGGGATGCAGAACAAATGATTCCTGTCGATGTTGAAGAAACCAGGGAAGAAAAGGGATGCATTTGCGGTGAGATATTAAAAGGTCTGAAATCGCCTGGTGACTGCAAATTATTTGGCAGGGACTGCACACCATCCGATCCTGTTGGCACCTGCATGGTCTCAAATGAAGGTTCATGTCATGCATTTTATAAATATGGCCGCAAAGGATAAATATATTTTACTGGGTCATGGCAGTGGAGGTAAGCTGTCGCATGAGCTGCTCAGGGAGGTGTTTCTCCGGCATTTCAGCAATCCTGAGCTCAACAGACTGACTGACTCGGCTCTCATCGAGGCCGGTGAAACTGACCTGGCTTTCACCACTGATGCATTTGTGGTGGAACCTCTTTTTTTCCCGGGCGGAGATATCGGTAAACTGGCAGTTGCAGGAACTGTCAATGACCTTGCAGTTTCAGGCGCTACACCTCTTTTTATTAGCTCATCATTTATCATTGAAGAGGGTTTTTCGCTGGATGATCTGGAGAAAATAGTCAAATCCATGGCCATGGAAGCCGGGCAGGCTGGAGTTAAGATAGTGGCAGGCGATACTAAAGTTGTCAACAAAGGAAAATGTGATAAACTTTTCATATCCACATCCGGCATCGGACTGATTGATAAGGGACATAAGCACATAAGCACCGGAAACCTTATTCGGCCAGGCGATAAGATCATTATTAATGGAAGTGTAGGTGATCATGGCATGGCGGTTATGGCAGCACGTGAGTTTTTAAATTTCAGGACCGATATCCTGTCGGACTGCGCCAGCCTGAATCATCTTATTAAAAAAGCCATGCAATGCTCTTCACAGATCCATTTCATGCGTGACGCCACACGCGGAGGCCTGTCAACAGTGCTCGCCGAACTGGCCGAAGATAAAAAATTCGGCATTGTCATTGAAGAATCTGCCATACTTGTCAGGGAAAATGTCAGAGGCATGTGCGAATTGCTGGGTTATGACCCGTTATATGTTGCCAATGAGGGTAAGGCCGTCATGGTTGTAAGTGAAGATGATGCATCTGCAGTTGTTGACACATTAAAAAATGATCCGCTTGGGAAAGAAGCTTCAATCATTGGTGAGGTCGTGGATAACCATCACGGGATTGTATGGGTCAATACGGTGATAGGCGGTAAGAGGATACTCGACATGCTGGCAGGTGAGCAATTACCACGTATCTGCTGATGCGATCCAAGATTTAATAAATATCATATTCCTTATAGAACTTCCTTATTGCATCGGACAAATCCTCAAAAGCAACATAGTGTTGTGTACATCCGCTACGTGAGCAGATGTTAACGCGGCCTCCAATCTCAAGGATGAATGGAACCATCGGTGCATCACACACTCTGCACAGCTCAGTACTTTTCATTTCTTTATTGCAGTTAGGACAATAGATCCTGGCAATTTCACCCTTTGGAAGCTCAATGTCGCTTTCATGATCATAACAACCATAGATCGAACACAAATGAATGGTGCCCCGGTTATTGGCAATCTCAATATTCAATTTAATGCTAGGTCGCTCTTTCAGCGCATAGTTATAGTCCATCAGGGATTTATGGCAATTGGGACATTTAACATTGAAGGAAATGATCTTGGTCATTTTGTATCTCCTTGTAAATATGATTATTAATTGTCGGTTCTTTCCAACGCTAAAGATATGTAAAATTACGAATATCAACTACAAAAATTTAGTTTCAGGATGATTAATTATTACTCTGTCACCAGGAAACTGGCATCCTTATTTTATATAATTTTGGTACTTTCTTAATCGTTGGTGCTATAAAGAGATAAAGGTAATATGCATGAGATGTCCTTAGCATTAGGGATTATCGACCTCGCGGAAGAGGAGACAAAAAAGGCAGAGGCCGTATCTGTAGCAGAAATTGAACTGGAGATAGGTGAACTTTCGGGCGTTGTAGTTGAAGCTCTGGAATTTGCTTTGGAGGTGGCAGTGAAGGAAACGGTTTTAGACGGCGCAAAGAGGATCATTCATAAAATTTCAGGCCAGGCTGGATGCAATGATTGCCAAAATGTATTTTCTGTCAGTGATCTTTATACCCCCTGTCCCTTGTGTTGTGGATTTAATACGCGGATTATCAGGGGGCTGGAGCTGAGGGTGAAATCTTTAATTGTCCCATAGCCCATGACTTAAGTCATGGGTGACTTATAAAAAAATTTTAATTGCTAATTAAATGTGTGATACTTGTGGCTGCGGCCAGCCTGATAACGGCATAACCATTCATATTCCGGGAGAAGAACCTGTTCATCAACATTCTCATATACATTCTCATGGCGACATCGTTCATACCCATGACCATACACATGATCATCTCCATGACGATACCCATGATCATCATCCGGATGATCACAGTCATTCACATAGCCGGGAAATCAAAGTTGAACAGGACATATTGCAAAAGAACAATCTGCTGGCGGAAAGAAACCGCGGATTCTTTGAGGCAAAAAACATATTTGCCATCAACCTGGTCAGCTCGCCCGGTTCGGGAAAGACAACACTGCTTGAACGCACTATCAGGGAATTGACGGATATCTCCTACTATATCATTGAGGGTGACCAGCAGACGATGAATGATGCGTTACGGATAAAAGCTACAGGAGCCCCGGTAGTGCAAATCAATACCGGGACAGGCTGCCACCTTGATGCACATATGGTGAGCGATGCCGTGAAAATTTTGCAGC contains the following coding sequences:
- the hypB gene encoding hydrogenase nickel incorporation protein HypB, whose protein sequence is MCDTCGCGQPDNGITIHIPGEEPVHQHSHIHSHGDIVHTHDHTHDHLHDDTHDHHPDDHSHSHSREIKVEQDILQKNNLLAERNRGFFEAKNIFAINLVSSPGSGKTTLLERTIRELTDISYYIIEGDQQTMNDALRIKATGAPVVQINTGTGCHLDAHMVSDAVKILQPSGHSLLFIENVGNLVCPALFDLGEANRMVIMSVTEGDDKPLKYPNMFSSSQICMINKTDLLPYVDFDMEKAKSYALQVNHHLSFFEVSTRTGEGMKEWYAWLKKKMTL
- the hypE gene encoding hydrogenase expression/formation protein HypE gives rise to the protein MAAKDKYILLGHGSGGKLSHELLREVFLRHFSNPELNRLTDSALIEAGETDLAFTTDAFVVEPLFFPGGDIGKLAVAGTVNDLAVSGATPLFISSSFIIEEGFSLDDLEKIVKSMAMEAGQAGVKIVAGDTKVVNKGKCDKLFISTSGIGLIDKGHKHISTGNLIRPGDKIIINGSVGDHGMAVMAAREFLNFRTDILSDCASLNHLIKKAMQCSSQIHFMRDATRGGLSTVLAELAEDKKFGIVIEESAILVRENVRGMCELLGYDPLYVANEGKAVMVVSEDDASAVVDTLKNDPLGKEASIIGEVVDNHHGIVWVNTVIGGKRILDMLAGEQLPRIC
- a CDS encoding class I tRNA ligase family protein, coding for MTKIISFNVKCPNCHKSLMDYNYALKERPSIKLNIEIANNRGTIHLCSIYGCYDHESDIELPKGEIARIYCPNCNKEMKSTELCRVCDAPMVPFILEIGGRVNICSRSGCTQHYVAFEDLSDAIRKFYKEYDIY
- the hypD gene encoding hydrogenase formation protein HypD; translated protein: MKYIDEYRDKEIVATIVAGIRRISRKEIALMEVCGGHTMAIHKFGIPYLLPENIKLLSGPGCPVCVSSRHYIDQAIAYSRLNNTIITTFGDLMRVPGSTSSLEKEKAAGAEIIIVYSILDALQIAERNSSKKVIFLAIGFETTAPGSAAGVLNAANRGVKNFLLFSSHKVMPPAMKALIHEGVKIDGYIAPGHVSTITGTDMYKEITDKYGLGCVISGFEPVDLLQSIYMLVKQAETGRPAVEIQYRRAVRPEGNLKAKEILNEVFTYRDDWWRGLGILKDSGLAPKPRYREWDAEQMIPVDVEETREEKGCICGEILKGLKSPGDCKLFGRDCTPSDPVGTCMVSNEGSCHAFYKYGRKG
- the hypF gene encoding carbamoyltransferase HypF, translated to MSENPVNTYQIKIEGLVQGVGFRPFIYRLAMDMHLKGCVENRNDGVLIKINSDWKTVNDFIHSIETSAPVASRIFSIYSEEIRNEDFSDFTITKSANISDEITEISPDIAVCEECLRDMKTQLHRKDYPFINCTNCGPRFTIIRDLPYDRDKTTMEPFPLCDICSKEYHDIMDRRFHAQPIACLDCGPEYILYQKNEIYHDFHTILDRVAALLENGQIVAVKGMGGYHLACDAENEAAVGRLRECKNRDGKPFAVMFRDIAHLNNFAHVSVEEEILLSSWKRPIVILNEKRQLAFSVSNGFKTIGAMLPYLPLHTLLFEKIQLPAIVLTSGNISDEPIVIDDEEAKKILLPIADALLCYNRKIFNRTDDSVLMVVNNKERLIRRSRGYVPSPVRLNLNVDGILAAGAELVNCFCIGKGRQAFLSQHIGDLKNLETLDFYSESADHFKKLFRIKPELVVADMHPDYLSTRYAFQLGLPTIQVQHHHAHIASCMAECGLDEKVIGIALDGTGYGDDQCIWGAEFMVCDLADYERLVHFDYVAAPGGDKVIHEPWRMAVAYLYQTYGTHLVDLGLPFLSGYDQQKIFMVMNMIEKSINSPLTSSAGRLFDAIAALTNLCPEPSFHAEAPMRLEQVLDHTCTYSYPFSLNSTIVFHEMIRAIVNDISNGVPVPIISAKFHNTIINAIFAAANMIRNSHHLKKVVISGGSFQNRYILGKIENLLSAKGFEVYTHSAVPSNDGGIALGQIAVAAKRRSLSCV
- a CDS encoding HypC/HybG/HupF family hydrogenase formation chaperone; translation: MSIPAKVIAINEDMATVSVGGTIYNASLQIVENVDIGDYVLIHTGFVIQKLSAEEAQETLSLFSELIAIDREIEKAERRETKSEERMAKSEWREARKKRRNK
- a CDS encoding hydrogenase maturation nickel metallochaperone HypA, whose translation is MSLALGIIDLAEEETKKAEAVSVAEIELEIGELSGVVVEALEFALEVAVKETVLDGAKRIIHKISGQAGCNDCQNVFSVSDLYTPCPLCCGFNTRIIRGLELRVKSLIVP